One window of Athalia rosae chromosome 4, iyAthRosa1.1, whole genome shotgun sequence genomic DNA carries:
- the LOC105690275 gene encoding nucleoprotein TPR isoform X1, which produces METMQENPHNVLNDILTEEELTQIPEGVSKKLKSYFDERFEEFLTAKAVCETAKQNLEQRLETLQKENEEYKLDLDECRGKLELANKYTNELQSKVEESRSEAAKAQELLRRYEKENAEFRHQRDIATDERDALQLQVERRDAELERAHTELTTLSAQLQAAVTAKCQALADTEEIRSREMTLDYKEKRLEKEQVLLSQQLANLEAELAKRISELQNLRAESSSKSLLIETQLVQRNEELRIANDEITKLQESKALISKRCEEIAQKLEDQRNHELSMHASYQEEVNAQTRLAEIYKRMADEVNAKAEEFSSAVKELQSLLEQATEQYGLLETQHNDLQVRLEEEVSQKSQIIEELTKELDRANDLLKEAKQERLDNAVEQLAPTAAVASRLLRKDLSLTQIYTQLVDATNELSIEKEENERLKSQMNVILRELEDKAPLLQQQREDYEAAVANVTTLTTRLDDLVTENHRLREATDEASCIANHHTRENKRLRTEMADLGRQVCFLLKEVQESRSGSTTLTSSMMESDDLASSQIISKKLVTFRDIEELQENNQRLLSIVRTLSAKQEEIEKATDEINSGEMKEKLGRYIEQLADMQAAQDRQSKMLEDLLRQRDMYKNMYQQCFNQSSNNRQEPVTDEEKVEMEEDQKENEGEKEKKEREETEKKISELETKLKQLRDEYDTYRKERSAHERMLTEEVERLRKEAGASSSRCCRLKAQLDSANERFHLLQANVSSYKTQIKVLEEKCSNYNTTIGKHEQSIMMLKDETLDAQARLSRAEVQLENLRQERQLLRDSEGRLLKEREVLHRERQTQALLRADVEAIKASLERSQAEGQLRAEQRLDDATSECAALRRRLQEEQDRFRELASHLERQATTAQQRLTEERELLEKTKAELEAARQVHIEDVRRLEEYSAKLRQADANSIAKPMTGDESTLKRLKELEVQVSSSQGEVRSLTEQLKAARLHGQQYCNIAESSETQLRELMIEHTKYKEDFEQQLKNAQVAISAIKKQNQDLQEEVARVKSGRQETDSELREKLNVAERQLEEFEELRKEVETTKSQLTVASNALKETEEKYAREMLLHSTDLQALARLKEESGSGAEKIANLSRERDNAIDTLQIEKSAWQEREKRLNDEVHELQVRMKDLDSQNALLHDQIQELSDRSAIMQSQQSNTSGHISPDTSLETMNRSFSGQEDDSKSAEQLLRVMKYLRREKDLAVAKFDVLRAENLRLKSQAEVLEKRLKEAEALLSSQREESEIDIVTTSKHSELLRKVETLNAITDSNRILREERDTLLVKVNELTTTVTALSDEVVPLREKVRELSAKTEALVQENSGLKGEATRWRQRANALVERANKASPEDWRRLQTERENLSKLLTSERETHAKRAEEFNALKLEKSKLEEQLIQQQKQLQSQSEQLSKTLEESRKLNQDLSESMVTSAAKLKEVTVLRKELTDKEAVLNDIKNKELKIRTIAKKYKTQFEELTKTLEEEKSKQDESRTAGTSGASEEVIQGRENQLREEGRQELRQANVELTSRVEELSRQLTALQSETEVLKKEAEASKKVTVEKQEHAKLLLKGARTKIMQLTESKKVCEQELTELKTRLESNSGDPDGSEHDARLAAIKSQMEGRISRLEHEKTEILAEKEALLQRVTQLQRQLSSGAGGVSVTTEPPTANIKPMSARSETPLASIRPMSVVVQSRTAAVLPTTAAAPVLVAPQQQQQQAVHTTETSSPTSSHTDYQPASTSSSSQTTASNLRQLAVQPQLSESAESTQREEPESAETLSIQQQQCQQPNQQQQQTVALVSPRVEQQPQQQQQLQQQVVVSVSDQQQTVASSSTQSVSTSQGTGGHKRPRSIDTSASGSGVVEGGPDATRQEQNPSPKTKRSRQQEVAPTPTASADVEYQVPTSSQRDQDEEVEEGCVVVVDCDEGEGGGTQAQEEEEFDNETYEEMEEEEESPYGVEAEGEVDNNEVEIIMEDDSTGVEVPRQVQPTTAINQQHQQQSEAISSAGPTGEPTLSFGQRSSRGIAPMPRQQQQQHLLLPQQGYEDGGDDSIVPSTPTLFVPRRDGFGEAVSSPQVPQGRFTFGEPSPTVTATATPTMATPTGPTRAIFGSSGSGVAQVVQEGMDDTRMDLTQLEDAGTGRSVPTTPLQVSPAAADIPPSTSSGQSEEQETPGSGTVSTAGAATSDGNDEAVIPSIRVVTVEEQEAAQVEVTTEALELTPADGGNAEGEKQDDAGPSTGDDDIVEVEVEAEAGSAEIGTDEVEDEGREAEASPSSNTRSQKALAAAASTRGVTARRSTRSPFRTARGTRPTPIIWENQSGRGLWHNPTRGGLQTRGGIGENRARGSRGRRMRKPFPYARF; this is translated from the exons ATGGAAACGATGCAAGAAAATCCACACAACGTGCTAAACGATATATTAACCGAAGAAGAGCTAACGCAGATTCCGGAGGGAGTGAGCAAAAAGTTGAAATCATATTTCGATGAACGGTTTGAAGAATTTCTTACGGCAAAAGCTGTCTGTGAAACAGCTAAGCAAAATTTGG AGCAAAGATTGGAGACGcttcaaaaagaaaatgaagagtaTAAATTGGATTTGGATGAATGTAGAGGAAAATTGGAACTAGCTAATAAATACACAAACGAACTTCAAAGCAAAGTCGAAGAGTCTAGATCGGAGGCAGCAAAAGCACAAGAATTGCTCAGAAG gtatgaaaaagaaaatgcagaATTCAGACACCAACGAGATATCGCCACAGATGAAAGAGATGCCTTACAGCTGCAGGTCGAACGTCGGGATGCAGAGCTTGAACGTGCGCACACTGAACTTACAACACTTAGCGCTCAATTACAGGCTGCAGTCACAGCCAAATGTCAAGCTCTCGCAGACACTGAAGAAATCCGCAGCCGTGAAATGACCCTAGATTACAA AGAAAAGCGTCTAGAGAAAGAACAAGTGCTCTTATCTCAACAGTTAGCTAACTTGGAAGCAGAACTAGCAAAACGTATCAGCGAATTGCAGAATTTGCGTGCTGAGTCATCATCAAAATCATTACTAATAGAAACTCAACTCGTCCAACGTAACGAAGAACTACGAATAGCTAAtgatgagattacaaagttaCAAGAGAGTAAGGCCCTGATCAGCAAACGCTGTGAAGAAATTGCACAAAAATTAGAAGATCAACGTAATCATGAACTTTCAATGCACGCTTCGTATCAAGAGGAAGTTAATGCCCAAACAAGACTAGCCGAAATTTATAAAAGGATGGCAGATGAGGTGAACGCAAAGGCTGAAGAATTTAGCTCTGCTGTTAAAGAGCTACAATCACTCTTGGAACAAGCTACTGAGCAGTATGGCTTACTTGAAACCCAACACAATGATCTACAAGTACGACTTGAAGAAGAAGTTTCTCAAAAGTCACAGATAATCGAAGAGCTTACCAAAGAACTGGATCGTGCAAATGATTTATTGAAGGAAGCAAAACAAG AAAGATTAGACAACGCCGTTGAACAACTAGCTCCAACAGCAGCAGTAGCCAGTCGATTACTCAGGAAAGATTTGAGTTTGACACAAATATATACCCAATTGGTCGACGCCACCAATGAGTTGtcaattgaaaaagaagagaacgaaCGGTTAAAATCACAGATGAATGTAATTTTACGTGAACTCGAAGACAAGGCACCCTTACTTCAGCAACAACGTGAGGATTACGAGGCTGCAGTAGCCAATGTAACTACGCTTACCACACGCCTGGACGACCTTGTGACTGAAAACCATCGTCTACGCGAAGCTACAGATGAGGCATCCTGTATCGCTAATCATCATACCCGTGAGAACAAGCGGCTAAGAACAGAAATGGCAGATCTTGGTAGACAG GTGTGTTTCCTACTAAAAGAAGTTCAAGAAAGTCGTAGCGGCTCAACAACCCTCACATCGTCGATGATGGAATCCGATGATCTTGCTTCTTCACAAATAATCAGCAAAAAATTGGTAACCTTCAGGGACATCGAAGAACTGCAAGAGAATAATCAAAGACTCTTGTCCATCGTCAGAACATTGTCAGCAAAACAAGAAGAGATTGAAAAAGCAACCGACGAAATAAATTCTGGGGAAATGAAGGAGAAACTTGGCCG GTATATCGAGCAACTAGCTGACATGCAGGCTGCCCAGGACCGACAGTCGAAGATGCTCGAAGATCTATTGCGTCAGAGGGATATGTACAAGAACATGTATCAGCAGTGCTTCAATCAATCAAGCAATAACCGCCAGGAACCTGTAACCGATGAGGAGAAGGTGGAGATGGAGGAAGATCAGAAGGAAAAtgaaggggaaaaagaaaagaaagagagagaagaaacagagaaaaaaatcagtgaaCTGGAAACTAAATTGAAGCAATTACGAGACGAGTATGATACCTacaggaaagaaagaagtgcGCATGAACGTATGTTGACAGAAGAAGTTGAGAGGTTGAGAAAGGAAGCAGGGGCTAGTTCTTCGCGGTGTTGTCGTCTTAAGGCTCAACTAGATTCCGCTAATGAGCGATTCCATCTTCTCCAGGCTAACGTAAGCTCATACAAAACACAGATCAAGGTTCTGGAGGAAAAATGTAGCAACTATAATACTACTattg GAAAGCACGAGCAAAGTATCATGATGTTGAAAGACGAAACTCTGGATGCGCAGGCTCGGCTGTCTCGAGCTGAAGTTCAACTGGAAAATCTGAGACAAGAAAGGCAATTGCTGCGAGACTCGGAGGGACGATTGCTCAAGGAGCGAGAAGTTTTGCACAGAGAAAGACAAACGCAGGCTTTATTACGAGCGGATGTGGAAGCGATTAAAGCTAGCTTAGAACGTTCTCAAGCCGAGGGACAATTGAGAGCTGAACAGCGTCTGGACGACGCTACAAGTGAGTGCGCGGCCTTACGAAGACGTCTTCAAGAGGAGCAGGACCGCTTCCGCGAGCTAGCCAGTCATTTAGAACGTCAAGCAACCACTGCACAGCAACGTCTTACGGAAGAACGTGAACTTCTTGAGAAGACGAAAGCGGAACTTGAAGCAGCTCGGCAAGTCCATATCGAAGATGTTCGGCGACTCGAAGAATACAGTGCCAAACTCAGACAGGCCGACGCTAATTCAATCGCCAAACCCATGACTG gagATGAAAGTACACTGAAACGCCTCAAAGAGCTCGAGGTACAAGTTTCGAGTAGTCAAGGGGAAGTTAGGTCGCTTACGGAGCAATTAAAAGCAGCTCGTCTGCATGGTCAGCAATATTGTAACATAGCGGAAAGCTCTGAGACACAGCTCCGAGAGTTGATGATTGAACACACGAAATACAAGGAAGATTTTGaacaacaattgaaaaatgcaCAGGTGGCCATATCGGcgatcaaaaaacaaaatcaagacTTACAGGAGGAGGTTGCTAGAGTAAAGTCTGGTCGTCAGGAGACCGACTCGgaactgagagaaaaattaaatgttgCCGAACGGCAATTAGAAGAATTCGAAGAACTTAGAAAAGAGGTTGAAACAACTAAAAGCCAGCTTACGGTTGCATCAAATGCTCTTAaagaaactgaagaaaaatatgCCAGAGAAATGCTTCTTCATTCCACCGACTTACAG GCTCTTGCGCGACTGAAAGAAGAATCAGGGTCCGGTGCCGAGAAAATTGCGAATCTGAGTCGAGAACGCGACAACGCAATTGATACACTACAAATTGAGAAGTCTGCTTGGcaagaaagggaaaaacgaTTAAACGACGAAGTTCACGAGTTGCAAGTCCGAATGAAAGATTTGGATTCACAAAATGCATTGCTACACGATCAGATACAAGAATTAAGTGATCGTTCGGCTATCATGCAGAGTCAACAATCGAACACCAGCGGTCACATAAGTCCAGATACCAGTTTAGAAACAATGAACCGCAGCTTCAGCGGTCAAGAAGATGATTCTAAATCGGCCGAACAACTGTTGAGAGTGATGAAGTATCTTAGAAGGGAAAAGGATTTGGCCGTGGCTAAGTTCGATGTTCTGAGGGCTGAGAATTTGAGACTCAAATCACAGGCTGAG GTTTTGGAGAAACGTCTGAAAGAAGCAGAGGCATTACTTAGCTCACAGCGTGAAGAATCGGAAATAGATATTGTAACGACTTCGAAACATTCCGAACTACTACGCAAAGTCGAAACATTGAACGCCATCACGGATTCTAATAGAATTCTTAGAGAAGAACGAGATACTTTACTCGTTAAGGTGAACGAGCTTACAACGACAGTTACAGCACTTTCGGACGAAGTAGTGCCGCTCCGTGAAAAAGTCCGCGAATTATCAGCAAAAACTGAGGCTTTGGTACAGGAAAATAGCGGCCTCAAGGGAGAAGCTACGCGGTGGCGTCAACGAGCAAATGCATTGGTCGAAAGAGCTAATAAGGCGAGCCCTGAGGATTGGCGACGTTTACAAactgagagagaaaatttgagCAAACTACTAACCTCTGAGCGAGAGACGCACGCCAAGAGGGCCGAAGAATTCAACGCGTTGAAACTAGAAAAGTCCAAACTTGAAGAGCAGCTAatacaacaacaaaaacagcTTCAATCTCAGAGCGAGCAATTGTCCAAAACTTTGGAAGAAAGCCGTAAGCTTAACCAAGACCTAAGTGAATCAATGGTTACTTCCGCTGCAAAATTGAAGGAAGTTACAGTATTGCGAAAGGAACTCACTGACAAGGAGGCTGTACTAAATGATATCAAGAATAAAGAACTCAAGATCCGTACCATCGCTAAGAAATATAAAACGCAATTTGAAGAACTCACAAAGACTTTGGAGGAAGAGAAATCGAAACAGGACGAATCACGCACCGCTGGAACGTCCGGTGCATCAGAGGAAGTAATACAGGGCCGTGAGAATCAACTGAGGGAAGAGGGTCGGCAAGAACTACGTCAGGCAAATGTAGAGTTGACTTCGAGAGTCGAGGAATTATCCCGTCAATTAACGGCTCTGCAGAGTGAGACGGAAGTTCTGAAGAAGGAGGCAGAAGCGTCGAAGAAGGTCACCGTAGAAAAACAAGAGCATGCAAAACTGCTGCTGAAGGGTGCTCGAACCAAAATAATGCAATTAACCGAATCGAAAAAGGTTTGCGAACAGGAGTTGACCGAGCTAAAGACGAGGCTTGAGTCGAATTCCGGAGATCCTGATGGTTCTGAACATGACGCGAGATTAGCTGCTATAAAATCTCAGATGGAAGGAAGGATTTCACGTCTAGAgcatgaaaaaactgaaattctcGCCGAAAAAGAGGCTCTGCTCCAACGAGTCACTCAATTACAAAGACAGTTGTCGTCTGGCGCTGGGGGTGTGAGTGTTACAACGGAGCCACCAACCGCTAACATTAAACCGATGTCAGCACGTTCGGAAACTCCACTTGCTAGCATTCGTCCTATGAGCGTAGTTGTGCAGTCCAGAACCGCTGCTGTCTTACCTACAACTGCGGCAGCTCCAGTTTTAGTAGCAcctcaacaacaacagcaacaagcAGTTCACACAACAGAGACTAGCTCGCCGACTAGCAGCCACACGGACTACCAACCGGCCAGTACGAGTAGTTCGTCACAGACCACTGCTAGTAATTTGAGACAACTCGCCGTTCAGCCACAACTCAGCGAATCTGCTGAATCTACTCAGCGAGAAGAGCCGGAAAGTGCGGAAACTTTAAGCATCCAACAACAACAGTGTCAACAACCCaatcaacagcaacagcagacGGTGGCCTTAGTCAGTCCAAGGGTAGAACAACAaccgcaacaacaacaacagttGCAACAACAAGTTGTAGTCAGTGTGAGCGATCAACAACAGACGGTAGCTAGTAGCTCCACACAGTCGGTGAGCACATCGCAAGGCACCGGCGGTCACAAGCGTCCGAGGAGTATAGATACCTCAGCATCCGGATCAGGCGTAGTCGAAGGAGGCCCCGATGCTACCAGACAGGAGCAAAATCCTAGTCCAAAAACTAAGAGAAGTCGGCAGCAGGAAGTTGCACCCACTCCCACAGCCAGTGCGGACGTTGAATACcag GTACCAACATCGAGTCAACGGGACCAGGATGAGGAAGTAGAAGAAGGCTGTGTGGTAGTAGTGGATTGCGACGAAGGTGAGGGTGGTGGAACCCAGGcacaagaagaggaagaatttGACAATGAGACTTACGAAGAaatggaagaggaagaagagtcGCCCTACGGAGTGGAGGCTGAAGGAGAGGTGGATAATAACgaagttgaaataataatggagGACGATTCCACCGGTGTCGAGGTCCCTCGACAAGTTCAACCCACGACCGCGATCAATCAACAACATCAGCAGCAGTCAGAAGCCATCAGTAGTGCCGGTCCCACCGGAGAACCAACTTTGTCGTTTGGACAACGGTCTTCGCGCGGTATCGCTCCCATGCCTagacagcagcagcaacaacattTACTCTTG CCTCAGCAGGGTTATGAGGATGGCGGAGATGATAGCATTGTACCAAGTACCCCAACGCTATTCGTACCTCGTCGCGATGGTTTTGGAGAAGCCGTCAGTTCCCCTCAAGTACCCCAAGGACGTTTTACTTTTGGAGAACCTTCTCCAACCGTCACTGCAACAGCAACACCAACAATGGCTACTCCTACCGGACCAACGAGAGCTATTTTTGGCTCTTCGGGATCCGGCGTTGCTCAGGTAGTCCAAGAAGGAATGGACGACACCAGGATGGATTTGACGCAGCTGGAAGATGCTGGAACTGGGAGGAGCGTACCCACAACTCCACTTCAAGTTTCACCAGCTGCTGCCGATATACCGCCTTCG ACAAGCAGTGGTCAATCCGAAGAACAAGAGACCCCTGGATCGGGAACAGTTTCAACAGCAGGAGCAGCTACAAGtgacggaaatgacgaagCGGTCATTCCTAGCATTCGAGTAGTCACGGTAGAAGAGCAGGAAGCTGCGCAAGTAGAAGTCACCACCGAAGCCCTCGAATTGACACCTGCTGATG GGGGCAATGCAGAAGGTGAAAAACAAGACGATGCAGGACCTAGCACCGGGGACGATGATATTGTAGAAGTGGAAGTTGAAGCTGAAGCAGGAAGTGCTGAAATTGGTACAGATGAGGTGGAAGATGAAGGTCGGGAGGCAGAGGCCTCTCCGTCTAGCAACACACGTTCCCAAAAAGCACTGGCTGCTGCAGCCAGCACCCGAGGCGTTACGGCACGCCGTTCCACTAGATCGCCGTTCCGAACGGCACGGGGTACGCGGCCAACGCCTATCATTTGGGAAAATCAATCTGGTCGAGGTCTGT GGCATAATCCAACGCGAGGTGGTCTGCAGACCAGAGGTGGCATCGGCGAAAACAGAGCAAGAGGTTCCAGAGGACGACGTATGCGAAAACCTTTTCCTTACGCGAGATTTTAA